CACAATTCAAATTCAAACTTCCTGAAGAGCTCATCGCCCTTTATCCCCCTCATCGTGCTTTCGAGAATGAGGATGGAACAGTTGACCGCGTGTACAACCGCGACCAGTCACGACTGATGGTGCTACACCGTAAGAGTGAGAAAATTGAACTCTTCAAGAAAGATGCAGAAGGCAACGATACCGACCAGTATATGACCTTCCGCGACTTGGTGAACTACTTTGACGAAGGCGATACCTTCATCTTCAACGACACGAAGGTGTTCCCTGCCCGTCTCTATGGTACAAAAGAAAAGACCGATGCCAAGATTGAGGTATTCCTGCTGCGCGAACTGAACGAGGAACTCCGCCTGTGGGATGTGCTGGTAGAGCCTGCACGCAAAATCCGTATCGGCAACAAGTTGTTCTTCGACGGTGACGGCCCAATGGTGGCCGAAGTCATCGACAATACCACTTCACGTGGCCGTACTCTGCGTTTCCTCTACGACTGCGATCACGATGAGTTCAAGCGCGAGCTCTATGCACTGGGCCAGGCTCCCCTGCCCCGCTATATTGTAGAGCGCCGTGCAGCAGAGCCCGACGACATGGAGAATTTCCAGACCATCTTTGCCAAGAACGAAGGTGCTGTCACCGCACCCTCTACCGGTCTGCACTTCAGCAAGCAACTGATGAAGATGATGGAGATTCGCGGCTTTAACTTCGCCTATCTTACTGTTCACTGCGGTCTGGGTGCTTTCGACTCTATCGAGGTGGAAGACCTGACCAAGCACAAGATGAACTCTGAGCAGATGATCATCACCAACGAATGCTGCAATATTGTAAACGAGGCGAAGAATGCCGGTCATCGCATCTGTGCAGTGGGTGTGAGTGTGGCCCGTGCCACTGAGACTGCCGTTGGCACCGACGGAATGCTGAAGGAATATGACGGATGGACCAACAAGTTCCTCTTCCCGCCCTACGAGTTTGGAATGGCCAACACCATGATTGCCAATTTCTATCATCCTGAATCGACCATGATGATGGCTACTGCTGCC
The sequence above is a segment of the Prevotella sp. E9-3 genome. Coding sequences within it:
- the queA gene encoding tRNA preQ1(34) S-adenosylmethionine ribosyltransferase-isomerase QueA, which codes for MKLSQFKFKLPEELIALYPPHRAFENEDGTVDRVYNRDQSRLMVLHRKSEKIELFKKDAEGNDTDQYMTFRDLVNYFDEGDTFIFNDTKVFPARLYGTKEKTDAKIEVFLLRELNEELRLWDVLVEPARKIRIGNKLFFDGDGPMVAEVIDNTTSRGRTLRFLYDCDHDEFKRELYALGQAPLPRYIVERRAAEPDDMENFQTIFAKNEGAVTAPSTGLHFSKQLMKMMEIRGFNFAYLTVHCGLGAFDSIEVEDLTKHKMNSEQMIITNECCNIVNEAKNAGHRICAVGVSVARATETAVGTDGMLKEYDGWTNKFLFPPYEFGMANTMIANFYHPESTMMMATAAFGGYDLVIEAYKLALKNEYKFGCYGDSLLILDD